The sequence below is a genomic window from Halomonas halophila.
CGACAGCGGGATCATCACGATCTCGGCGATCAGGTAGGACGTCTGCACCCAGGAGATCTGGTCCTCGCTGGCCGAGAGCCCCGACTGGATCTCGTTGAGCGAGCTGGCGACGATCTGGATGTCGAGGATCGCCATGAACATGCCGAACACCGCAGCGATGAAGCCGATCCGCTGCGGCCAGGGCGGCATGTCATCGGGGCGCGCTTCGGCGCCGGCCGCCACCTCGCTCACGAGCCGCTCCCGGCCTCGGCCACCTCGCTGGCATCGGCGACGCGCGGTTCGCGTTCAGTCCCCCGGGCAGGCTCGGGATCGAGGTCACGGGTATCGACGCCGGGCACCGCCGAGAGGCCGGCGCGCAGCCGCGGCAGCGCGTCCTCGGGGCCGACGACGCGAATCTTCACCGGCACCCGCTGGACGATCTTGTTGAAGTTGCCGGTGGCGTTGTCCTGGGGCAGCAGGCTGAACTCGGTGCCGGTGGCCGGCGCCAGGCTGTCGACCACGCCCTCGAAGGTCACGTCGGGATAGGCGTCGAGGCTCACCTCGACCGGCTGGCCGACGCGCATTCGCTCGAGCTGGGTCTCCTTGAAGTTGGCGATCACGTAGGCCGACTCGATCGGCACCAGCTGCATCAGCGTCAGCGATGGCTGCGCCAGGGTGCCGGCCTCCACGGTGAGGTTGCCGACCACGCCGGCACGGGGCGCGCGCAGGCGGGTCTTGTCGAGCTGATGGCGGGCATAGGCGAGATCCGCGGCCGCGGCGTCGCGGTTGGCCTCGGCCTGGCCGACCTCGGATTCCGCCACCGCCAGCTGGCGACGCGCCGACACCAGCGCCGCTTCGCTCTCGGCGAGATTGGCCCGGGCGACGCGCAGCGCGGCCTGGTCGTCCTCGCGCTGCTGGCGGGAGCCGTACTGGCTGGCCGCCAGCGACGAGGAGCGCTCGAGGTGCTGGCGGGCCTGGTCGACGTCGGCCTGGGCCGCGTCGCGCTGCGCCCGGGCCTGATCGATGGAGGCCTGCTGCAGTGCCACCCGACGACGCGCCTGGGTCAGCGACGCCACCGCCACGGCCTGTTGGGCCTCGGCCTGCTGCACCCGATCCCGATGGCTCTCGTCGTCCAGGCGCACCAGCAGATCGCCCCGCTCGACGTGCTGGTTGTCGTCCACCAGCACCTCGGCGACCCGCGCCGAGAGCTCGGCGCGCACCGCCACGCTGTCGGTGCGCACGTAGGCGTTATCGGTCTCCTCGACGAAGCGCCCGACCTGCCACCAGCCGATCGCCCACCAGATCAGCGCCGCCAGCGCGACGAGCGTCACCAGCCCGGCCACGACCCGCCCCCGCGAGCGGCGTGCGCCACCGCCCTCGCCGACTGTCTCGCCGGCGTTCGCGACCTGCTTGTCCTCGGCTGCCATGACGTCTCCTGATCGGTGGGCAAATCACAAGTGTAATGAATGCTACACTACATGACCACCAGCGCCGCGCATCACGGCTGCGATACAATGCGCCCGTCTCTCCGCCACTCGTCCCAGGAGTCACGATGTCCCGCCACGCTCCCGACAGCGCCGACACCCCCCTCACGCCACGCGGCGTGGCCCGCCGCGAACGGCTGCTCGACGCCGCCCGCGACGTCTTCCTCGAGCAGGGCTATGCGGCGGCCAGCGTCAACGAGGTGGTGGCGCGGGCCGGCGGCTCGCTGGCCACGCTGTACAAGCAGTTCGGCAACAAGGAGGGGCTATTCACCGCGGCCATGGAGCGCCACATCGCCACCGCCTGGGAGGTGCTGGAGGCCGGTCAGCGCGACCGTCAGGCCCCGGAAGAGGTGCTGTTCGAGCTCGGACGACGCATGCTGGCGCTGGTGCTGCAGCCGGGCGTGATCCGCCTGGTGCGGGGGCTGGCCTTCGAGGCCGAACGGGTGCCCGAGCTCGGCGAGCTGTTCCTGACCCGCGGCCCCGACCGCACCCGGGCGGCGCTGGCCGACTATCTCGCCGACCAGGCCGCGCGCGGCCGCCTGACCCTCGAGGACCCGCGCGAGGCGGCCGGCCTGTTCATGGGCATGCTGCTCGGCGAGTGGCACTTCGACGCCCTGCTCGGCCGGCCGATGGAATGGGACGCGGCGCAGTGCGAGGCCCGCGCGCGCCGCTGCACGGAGGTCTTCCTGAGCGGGACCTCGGCCTGAGCCGTCAGGCCGAGGTGGCCAGCGCCTGCAGCGCGCCCCGGTCGAGGCAGCGATAGGTGAAGGAGGGGCGGCCCACCTGGCCGTAGTGGAAGGACTCGTCGAGCAGCTCGACCTCGGCCAGATACTTCAGGTACTTGCGCACCGAGACCCGCGACATGGCGGTGGCGGGCAGCAGCGCCTCGGTGCCGAAGGCCTCGTCGTCCAGGGCCAGGATCGCCGCGGCCACCCGGGCCAGGGTCGGCAGGGTCAGGCCCTTGGGCAGATCGCCCGGGCGGCGCGGGCTGGCCGGCGCGGTGGGCTGGAACAGCCGGTCGATGTCGCGCTGGGCCACTTCGCCCGGCAGCTCGTCCAGGGCGTCGCGGGCCCGGCGGCAGGCCAGCACGGCGTCGCGGAAGCGCTCGAAGGCGAACGGCTTGACCAGGTAGTCGCTGACGCCCAGCCGCCACGCCTCGCGCACCGTGTCGAGCTCCGAGGCGGCGGTGATCAGCACCACGCCCACGTCGCGGCCGCTGCGCTGGAGGTAGCGCGCCACCTCCAGCCCGCTGCGGTTGCGCAGATAGACGTCGAGCAGCACCAGGTCGACGTCTTCGCGCTCGAGCACCTCCAGCGCCGCCGGCACGCTTTCGCACTGGGCGACCAGCCGCATGTCGTCCAGCCGATTGAGATACTCGACGTTGAGGCGCATGACCATGGGGTCATCCTCGACGATCAGTACGCGCATCATGTTTCTCCTCGTCGCCCTCGGGCAGGGTTCTCAAACGTCATCGTCGGTATCCGGCGCGCGGGGCAGCTCGACCTCGAACAGGGTGCCCCTGCCCGCCTCGCTGTAGACCGCCACGCGGCCGCCGCAGGCGTCGATCCGCTCGCGCACCGCGGCGAGCCCCAGGCCGCGCCGCTCGCCCTTGGTGGACACGCCGGCCTCGAACAGCCGCTCGCGGATGCTCGGGTCGATGCCGCCGCCGGTGTCCTGCACCTGCAGCAGCAGCAGCGCCGCGTCCGCCTCCACGGTCAACATCACCCGCCGCTCGTCGCGTCCCTCGACCGCATCGAAGGCGTTCTCCAGCAGGTTGCCGAGCACCGTGACCAGGACGTGGACCAGCGTCGCCTCGCCGAGCTCGGGCATCGGCGTCTCGAGACGTACCTCGAATTCCACCCCGCGCTCCCGGGCCTCGCTGCGCTTGCCGAGCAGGAAGCCGGCCAGCACCGGATCGGCCACGCCTTCCACCACGGCCATGCCCGGCGCCAGGCGATGGTCGGCCAGCTCGTCCAGGTAGCCGCGCAGGCTATCGAGATCGCCCATCTGCGCCAAGCCCGACATGACGTGGCGCTGGTTCTTGAACTCGTGAGTGGCGGCGCGCAGCGCCTCGGCGTAGCGGCTGACCCCGGTGAGCTGCTCGGCCAGGGCGTTGACCTCGCTCTTGTCGCGGAAGGTGGCGATGGCACCGATCGTCCGCCCGCGATGGCGGATCGGCCGCCGATTGGCGAGCACCACCCGGCCGTCGAGGTTGAGATCGATCTCGCGATCGAGCTCGCGCCCCCCCTCACCGCCTTCGCCGCCGCTCAGCAGCTCGGGGAGGCCGCTGTGCGGCAGACAGTCGGCCACCGCCGTTCCCACCGCCGGCTCCCCCAGCCCGGCCTCGGCCAGCATCCGGCGGGCAGCCGGATTGACCAGGGTGACACGCGCCTGGCGATCCACCGCCAGGATGCCCTCGTGGACCGAGGCCAGCATCGCCTGGCGCTCCTCGACCAGCCGCGCGATCTGGTGCGGCTCGAGGCCCAGCAGCACGCGCTTGATGGCCTGGGCCAGCCCCCGGGCGCCCAGCCCGCCGACGATCATCAGCGCCAGCACGCCGAGCATCACGTCACGCCGGTTGTCGGCCAGCAGCGGGGCCAGCGATGACAGGGTGACGCCCACCGAGACCGCGCCGACCACCTCGCCGTCGCCGGCCGTCACCGGGGCAAAGCCGCGGATGCTGGTCCCCAGGGTGCCCTCGGCCCGGGAGTGATAGGTCTCGCCGGCCAGCGCACGACCCTCGTCCCCGCCCTGGAAGTGCCGGCCGATGCGCTCGGGGTCCGGGTGGGTCAGGCGGATCGCACCGGCATCCATCACCACGATGAAGTCGACGCCGAGCGCGCGCCTCAGGCCGTCGATGCGTGCCTGGAGGGCGCCATCGTCGACGGGCGCCTCGATGCGTCCCTGGAGCGCCGCCTGCACCTCCGGATCGGCGGCGAGCGTCTGCGCCAGATCGGTGACCCGCGTGGCCTGATCCTCCTCCAGGGTCGCGCGCAGCTGGGCGGTGAACAGCCACAGCGCCAGACCCAGCGAGAGCACCACCATCACCGCGACCAGCAGCGAGATCCAGGTGTTCAGACGCAGGCGAGGACGGGGCATGGGGAGACTCCGGTGGGTGCGATCGTAGGGGATTGTCGGCCGGAATTCGACCTTGGTGGCATTCCCCACATGGTGACGGTGTGCCGTCAAGAACGCCGATATTTTCAATAGTTTCAGAACGCTTTAACAACTTGCGCAATCTTGGCGCCAGAGATGGCGGGCCTATGCTCGTCGCCAGCCCTGCGCCCTGGCGGCCAAGCCGCCAGGGCGAGTTTCGAACAACGATGTCCCGCGCGACTCGCGCGAGGCCGATCCCCAAGGAGCGCTCCCATGAGTCGATCTCTGACGGATACCGTCGCGACGCCGTCCGTGGCCCCCCGCGCCTGGCTCGCCCAGCGTATCTTCGGCATGCCGCTGCCGTTCTTCGCCCTCGCCCTGGCGGTAATGGTGGTAGCGATCGCCACCGACAGCCTGCCCACCGGCATGATCGGCGCCCTGCTGGTGATGATGCTGCTCGGCGAGCTGATGGGCTTCATCGGCGACCGCCTGCCGGTGGTCAAGACCTACCTCGGCGGCGGCGCCATCCTGGCGATCTTCGGCGCCGCCGCCGTGGTCTATCTGGAGTGGCTGCCCGCCCCGGTGGTCGACAACGTCACCGACTTCATGAAGGGCGGCGGCTTCCTCAACTTCTACATCGCCGCGCTGATCACCGGCAGCATCCTCGGCATGGACGCCAAGGTGCTGATCAAGGTCGGCTCGCGCTACGCGCTGCCGCTGTGCTGCGCGGTGCTCGGCGCCTCGCTGTTCGCCGTGGCCATGGGCGCGCTGCTCGGCTTCTCCGCCCAGGACGCGGTGGTCGTCATCGCCATGCCGATCCTCGGCGGCGGCATGGGCGCCGGCGCGGTGCCGATGAGCCAGATCTACGAGCAGCTGCTGGGCCAGCCGGCCAGCTACTACATCTCGATCCTGGTGCCGGCCCTGGCGCTGGGCAACGTCTTCGCGATCATCATCGCCGGCCTGCTCAACGGCCTCGGCAAGCGCTTCCCGGGACTGACCGGCGACGGCCAGATGATGCCCGGCGTCGACGTCGAGGAACCCGAGCATACCCTGGACCTGGGCAAGCTGGGCGTGGGCGTCGTCGCCGCCCTGATGCTGTTCACCGCCGGCCAGATCCTCGGCACCCTCGTCCCGCTGCACCCCTACGCGCTGATGATCGTGCTGGTCGCGGCCCTCAAGGTGCTCGACGTGCTGCCGGCATCGGTCACCGAATCCGCCGCCCAGTGGTTCCAGTTCGTCGCCCGCAACTGGACCTTCGCCCTGCTGTTCGGCATCGGCATCGCCTACACCGACCTCGGCCAGGTGATCGACGCCATTTCGCTGACCTACGTGCTGATCGTGTTCGCCGTGGTCGCCGGGGCGGCCTTCGGCGCTGGCCTGGTCGGCAAGCTGGTGGGCTTCTACCCCATCGAGTCGGCGATCACCGCCGGCCTGTGCATGGCCAACATGGGCGGCACCGGCGACGTGGCGGTGCTGTCCGCGGCGCGCCGCATGTCGCTGATGCCCTTCGCGCAGATCTCCTCGCGGCTGGGCGGCGCCCTGATCCTGCTGATCTCCAGCGTGGTCGTGCCGCTGCTGTTCGCCTGAGGCGAGCCTGCCAGCGACGCAAACGGCGCCCTTCGGGGCGCCGTTTGTGTTTCGAGCACTCGACTCGCGGGATCAACCTTCCTCTTCGTCGTCGGCCAGATCCCGCCCGAAGGCCCGCCACTGGGCCAGGGTCATCACCTCGGTGGTCTCGGTGCGCAGGTCGTGGGCGATGATCAGCTCGCCGCGCTCCAGCTGGCGGCGCAGCTCGCCGACCCAGCCGCTCATGCCCTCGCCGGTGTCGGTGGTGTCGTAGCCCTGGCGCGTGACGAAGGCTTCCAGCAGGCCGTCCAGGGTCTCCCCCGGCAGCATGCGATAGGGCACTTCGACGAAACGGTCTCCGCTCATGCGTCGTTCTCCTGCATGTCCTGTGGTGTCTGGCCGCTTTCCCAGCTCGACAGGCGCTCGATGAAGGTCGCCTCGTCGATCACCTCGACGCCGAGCTGCTCGGCCTTGGTCAGCTTGCTGCCGGCGGCCTCGCCGGCCACCAGGCAGGCGGTCTTCTTCGACACGCTGCCGGAGACCTTGGCCCCCAGCGCCTGCAGGCGCGCCTTGCCCTGGTCGCGGGTCATGGCCTCCATGGTGCCGGTGAGCACCCAGGTCTGGCCCTCCAGCGGCGTGGGGCCGGCCTCGACCTCGGCCTCTTCCCAGCGCAGCCCGGCATCCAGCAGCGCCTGGATCGTCTCGCGGTTGTGCGGCTGCTGGAAGAAGGTGTGCACGTGGGCGGCGACGATGGGGCCGACGTCGTCGACCGCTTCCAGCGCCTCGCGCCCGGCCGCCATCAGCGCCTCGAGGGTGCCGAAGTGGCGCGCCAGGTTGGCGGCGGTGGCCTCGCCCACCTCGCGGATACCGAGCGCGTAGATGAAGCGCGAAAGCGTGGTCGCCTTGGCCTTCTCCAGCGCCGCGACCAGATTGTTCGCGGATTTATCGCCCATGCGCGGCAGCGTGGCGAGGCGCTCGGCCTCGAGGGCGAACAGGTCCGCCGGCGTCTTCACCCAGTCGCGCTCCACCAACCCGTCGATCAGCTTCTCGCCGAGGCCTTCGATGTCCAGCGCCCGGCGGCTGGCGAAGTGCTTGAGCGCCTCCTTGCGCTGGGCGGCGCAGTAGAGCCCGCCCGAGCAGCGTGCCACGGCCTCGTCCTCGAGGCGCTCGATCTGCGAGTCGCACACCGGGCAGCGCTCGGGGAAGACGATCTCGCGGGCGTCCTCGGGGCGCTCGTCGAGCTGAACGCGCACCACCTGGGGAATGACGTCGCCGGCCCGGCGCACGGCCACGGTGTCGCCGATCATCACCCCGAGGCGCGCGATCTCGTCGGCGTTGTGCAGGGTCGCGTTGGACACCGTGACGCCGGCCACCGAGACCGGCTCCAGACGCGCCACCGGGGTGATGGCGCCGGTGCGGCCAACCTGGAACTCGACGTCGTTGAGCCGCGTGATCTGCTCCTGGGCGGGAAACTTGAAGGCGATCGCCCAGCGCGGCGCCCGGGCCACGAAGCCCAGCTCGCGCTGCAGGCGCAGGTCGTCGACCTTGATCACCGCACCGTCGATGTCGTAACCGAGGCCGTCGCGCTTCTCGCCGAGGCGGCGGCAGTAGTCGACGATGCCCGCCGCGCCTTCCACCACCTCGAGCTCGGCGCTGGTGCGGAAACCGAGCCCGGTGAGGCGTGCCATCAGCTGGCTATGGCTGGCATCGCCGGCGTCCGGCTCGATGCGCGCCACCTGGTAGGCGCTGAACTCCAGCGGGCGGGTGGCGGTGACGCGCGGATCGAGCTGGCGCAGGCTGCCGGCGGCGGCGTTGCGCGGGTTGGCGAAGACCTTGGTGTCCTCGGCGCGCGCCTTCTCGTTCATGGCCTCGAACTCGGCGTGGCGCATGGTGACCTCGCCGCGCACCTCGAGCAGCTCGGGCCCGCCCTCGCCGCGCAGCTTCAGCGGGATCGACTTCAGGGTCCGCAGGTTGGAGGTGATGCCCTCGCCGGTGCGGCCGTCGCCCCGGGTCACGCC
It includes:
- a CDS encoding YheU family protein — encoded protein: MSGDRFVEVPYRMLPGETLDGLLEAFVTRQGYDTTDTGEGMSGWVGELRRQLERGELIIAHDLRTETTEVMTLAQWRAFGRDLADDEEEG
- a CDS encoding 2-hydroxycarboxylate transporter family protein, with the translated sequence MSRSLTDTVATPSVAPRAWLAQRIFGMPLPFFALALAVMVVAIATDSLPTGMIGALLVMMLLGELMGFIGDRLPVVKTYLGGGAILAIFGAAAVVYLEWLPAPVVDNVTDFMKGGGFLNFYIAALITGSILGMDAKVLIKVGSRYALPLCCAVLGASLFAVAMGALLGFSAQDAVVVIAMPILGGGMGAGAVPMSQIYEQLLGQPASYYISILVPALALGNVFAIIIAGLLNGLGKRFPGLTGDGQMMPGVDVEEPEHTLDLGKLGVGVVAALMLFTAGQILGTLVPLHPYALMIVLVAALKVLDVLPASVTESAAQWFQFVARNWTFALLFGIGIAYTDLGQVIDAISLTYVLIVFAVVAGAAFGAGLVGKLVGFYPIESAITAGLCMANMGGTGDVAVLSAARRMSLMPFAQISSRLGGALILLISSVVVPLLFA
- a CDS encoding ATP-binding protein, giving the protein MPRPRLRLNTWISLLVAVMVVLSLGLALWLFTAQLRATLEEDQATRVTDLAQTLAADPEVQAALQGRIEAPVDDGALQARIDGLRRALGVDFIVVMDAGAIRLTHPDPERIGRHFQGGDEGRALAGETYHSRAEGTLGTSIRGFAPVTAGDGEVVGAVSVGVTLSSLAPLLADNRRDVMLGVLALMIVGGLGARGLAQAIKRVLLGLEPHQIARLVEERQAMLASVHEGILAVDRQARVTLVNPAARRMLAEAGLGEPAVGTAVADCLPHSGLPELLSGGEGGEGGRELDREIDLNLDGRVVLANRRPIRHRGRTIGAIATFRDKSEVNALAEQLTGVSRYAEALRAATHEFKNQRHVMSGLAQMGDLDSLRGYLDELADHRLAPGMAVVEGVADPVLAGFLLGKRSEARERGVEFEVRLETPMPELGEATLVHVLVTVLGNLLENAFDAVEGRDERRVMLTVEADAALLLLQVQDTGGGIDPSIRERLFEAGVSTKGERRGLGLAAVRERIDACGGRVAVYSEAGRGTLFEVELPRAPDTDDDV
- the ligA gene encoding NAD-dependent DNA ligase LigA, producing MTQPDPAIQDEAARLRAELEDANYRYYVLDEPRMTDADYDRRLRRLQEIEAEHPALVTPDSPTQRVGAAPAAGFPEIPHAVPMLSLDNAFDEDELSAFAKRVADRLETDPDSVAFCCEPKLDGAAVSLVYENGELSAGVTRGDGRTGEGITSNLRTLKSIPLKLRGEGGPELLEVRGEVTMRHAEFEAMNEKARAEDTKVFANPRNAAAGSLRQLDPRVTATRPLEFSAYQVARIEPDAGDASHSQLMARLTGLGFRTSAELEVVEGAAGIVDYCRRLGEKRDGLGYDIDGAVIKVDDLRLQRELGFVARAPRWAIAFKFPAQEQITRLNDVEFQVGRTGAITPVARLEPVSVAGVTVSNATLHNADEIARLGVMIGDTVAVRRAGDVIPQVVRVQLDERPEDAREIVFPERCPVCDSQIERLEDEAVARCSGGLYCAAQRKEALKHFASRRALDIEGLGEKLIDGLVERDWVKTPADLFALEAERLATLPRMGDKSANNLVAALEKAKATTLSRFIYALGIREVGEATAANLARHFGTLEALMAAGREALEAVDDVGPIVAAHVHTFFQQPHNRETIQALLDAGLRWEEAEVEAGPTPLEGQTWVLTGTMEAMTRDQGKARLQALGAKVSGSVSKKTACLVAGEAAGSKLTKAEQLGVEVIDEATFIERLSSWESGQTPQDMQENDA
- a CDS encoding HlyD family secretion protein, with protein sequence MAAEDKQVANAGETVGEGGGARRSRGRVVAGLVTLVALAALIWWAIGWWQVGRFVEETDNAYVRTDSVAVRAELSARVAEVLVDDNQHVERGDLLVRLDDESHRDRVQQAEAQQAVAVASLTQARRRVALQQASIDQARAQRDAAQADVDQARQHLERSSSLAASQYGSRQQREDDQAALRVARANLAESEAALVSARRQLAVAESEVGQAEANRDAAAADLAYARHQLDKTRLRAPRAGVVGNLTVEAGTLAQPSLTLMQLVPIESAYVIANFKETQLERMRVGQPVEVSLDAYPDVTFEGVVDSLAPATGTEFSLLPQDNATGNFNKIVQRVPVKIRVVGPEDALPRLRAGLSAVPGVDTRDLDPEPARGTEREPRVADASEVAEAGSGS
- a CDS encoding response regulator yields the protein MMRVLIVEDDPMVMRLNVEYLNRLDDMRLVAQCESVPAALEVLEREDVDLVLLDVYLRNRSGLEVARYLQRSGRDVGVVLITAASELDTVREAWRLGVSDYLVKPFAFERFRDAVLACRRARDALDELPGEVAQRDIDRLFQPTAPASPRRPGDLPKGLTLPTLARVAAAILALDDEAFGTEALLPATAMSRVSVRKYLKYLAEVELLDESFHYGQVGRPSFTYRCLDRGALQALATSA
- a CDS encoding TetR/AcrR family transcriptional regulator, with translation MSRHAPDSADTPLTPRGVARRERLLDAARDVFLEQGYAAASVNEVVARAGGSLATLYKQFGNKEGLFTAAMERHIATAWEVLEAGQRDRQAPEEVLFELGRRMLALVLQPGVIRLVRGLAFEAERVPELGELFLTRGPDRTRAALADYLADQAARGRLTLEDPREAAGLFMGMLLGEWHFDALLGRPMEWDAAQCEARARRCTEVFLSGTSA